A region of Anaeromicrobium sediminis DNA encodes the following proteins:
- the sigZ gene encoding RNA polymerase sigma factor SigZ, with protein MDDKVKYIWNEFSSELYKYINGKVKNKCDAEDILQDIFVKIYKNIDKVDKQSKLKSWIYKITKNTIIDYYRKKKDITVDIEKLEKGLEEDNNSDNMNEEISKCLEKMIFELPKKYQEVIELYDMKGMKHKEISEKLHVTMSCSKMRVQRAKAKLKDILLECCDFEIDTYGNIIDYKQKKTNCQKCGNKCE; from the coding sequence ATGGATGATAAAGTCAAATATATTTGGAATGAATTTAGCAGTGAACTTTATAAGTACATTAATGGGAAAGTGAAAAATAAATGTGATGCAGAAGATATTCTTCAAGATATTTTTGTGAAGATTTATAAAAATATTGATAAAGTAGATAAACAATCAAAGCTTAAATCTTGGATTTATAAAATAACTAAAAATACGATTATCGATTATTATAGAAAGAAAAAGGATATAACAGTTGATATTGAGAAACTTGAAAAAGGTTTAGAAGAAGACAATAACTCAGATAACATGAATGAAGAAATAAGTAAATGCTTAGAGAAAATGATTTTTGAACTTCCTAAGAAATATCAAGAAGTTATTGAGTTATATGATATGAAAGGGATGAAACATAAGGAAATTTCAGAAAAACTTCATGTTACAATGTCATGTTCAAAAATGAGGGTTCAGAGGGCAAAAGCTAAGTTAAAGGATATATTGCTTGAATGTTGTGATTTTGAGATAGATACATATGGCAATATTATTGATTATAAACAGAAAAAAACTAATTGCCAAAAATGTGGTAATAAGTGTGAGTAA
- a CDS encoding response regulator transcription factor translates to MKKRILVVDDESKFRDIIRIFLENEGYSVDEATSGTDALNKLYEHNYSLVLLDVTMPEMDGWHVCRRIKDDSSIPVIMITARETEYEKLFGFQLGIDDYITKPFSPSEMVARVKVVLRRICNTPNHEKNTLKIGGLKINNLSKKVYLEDNELVITPKEFNLLMFFAQNPNIAYSRDQILNKVWGYDFIGDLRTVDTHIKQLRSKLGKSKNYISTIWGYGYKFNAES, encoded by the coding sequence ATGAAAAAAAGAATTCTTGTCGTTGATGATGAATCAAAGTTTCGCGACATTATAAGAATATTCTTGGAAAACGAAGGATATTCTGTTGACGAAGCGACAAGTGGCACGGATGCCCTCAATAAGCTTTATGAGCACAATTATTCTCTTGTACTTTTGGATGTAACCATGCCGGAAATGGATGGCTGGCATGTGTGTAGAAGAATAAAGGATGATTCTTCTATTCCAGTAATAATGATTACTGCAAGAGAAACGGAATACGAAAAGCTCTTCGGATTCCAACTGGGAATAGACGACTATATAACCAAGCCTTTTAGTCCCAGTGAAATGGTTGCAAGGGTAAAGGTAGTTCTTAGAAGAATATGCAATACTCCCAACCATGAAAAAAATACTTTAAAAATAGGAGGTCTGAAAATAAACAACCTATCAAAGAAAGTATATCTTGAAGATAATGAGCTAGTAATTACACCAAAGGAATTTAACCTTTTGATGTTTTTCGCTCAGAATCCCAATATTGCCTATTCAAGGGATCAGATTCTAAACAAAGTCTGGGGATATGACTTTATAGGTGATTTAAGAACAGTTGATACCCATATTAAACAACTCAGGTCAAAACTAGGAAAATCAAAGAACTATATATCCACCATTTGGGGATATGGATACAAATTTAATGCAGAAAGCTGA
- a CDS encoding sensor histidine kinase, with the protein MREGRKIVSLFIESEDDKGIPQSVIDEVNNFSSSPIDTNILLFDSNSNIIHSNLFRMPQVLRKIIEKSLSDFNKKLNIQSEIIVDEALILRKTPKATIVSKTFIVVGVPIEKDGKFIGNILLISPREKIEEIVSILKEQLSIIGLSSLFIATIIALLFSKFLTIPILKITKASKKIAEGDLNVDLNIDSKDELGTLGHAINNMAFKLSQIEKLREEVMANTSHELKTPIGIIRSYAELIQVMDIDKTKRNEYLGIIIDESKRLNNMIGDILCLSEMKAGYITPFYSKFNLCKVIDNVLSKLSFLASEKNLKLIAQLDDPYVFVEGDMDKIYQVIYNLVNNAINHSFENKSIKVKTITTEQKVILYIIDQGKGIPQEDLPYIWDRFYKGDAIGKTKGTGLGMSIVKNILELHNFKYGIESKVNKGTTLWIELNKIS; encoded by the coding sequence TTGAGAGAGGGCCGAAAAATCGTTTCTCTTTTCATAGAAAGTGAAGATGATAAAGGCATTCCTCAAAGTGTAATAGATGAAGTGAATAATTTCTCTTCTTCACCAATTGATACAAACATATTACTATTTGATTCAAATAGTAATATAATACATTCAAATCTTTTTAGAATGCCTCAAGTTTTAAGGAAAATTATTGAAAAATCTCTTTCGGATTTCAATAAAAAATTGAATATACAGTCAGAGATTATAGTAGATGAGGCTCTCATTCTAAGAAAAACGCCTAAAGCTACTATCGTATCAAAAACTTTTATAGTTGTAGGAGTACCTATTGAAAAAGATGGAAAATTTATAGGAAATATTCTTCTTATTTCTCCTAGAGAAAAGATTGAAGAAATAGTTTCAATACTTAAGGAACAACTTTCCATAATAGGCCTTTCATCTCTTTTTATTGCCACAATTATTGCTCTTTTATTTTCGAAGTTTTTGACAATTCCTATACTTAAAATCACCAAGGCTTCAAAAAAAATTGCTGAAGGAGACTTAAATGTAGATTTAAATATTGACTCAAAGGATGAACTAGGTACCCTTGGACATGCCATAAATAACATGGCATTCAAACTCAGCCAAATAGAAAAACTAAGAGAAGAAGTAATGGCCAATACATCCCATGAACTGAAAACACCTATAGGTATCATACGTTCTTATGCAGAACTTATACAAGTAATGGATATAGACAAAACCAAAAGAAATGAATATTTGGGAATAATCATTGATGAGTCAAAAAGACTTAATAATATGATAGGAGACATACTCTGTCTCTCAGAAATGAAAGCTGGTTATATAACACCTTTCTATTCCAAATTTAATTTATGTAAAGTAATAGACAATGTATTATCTAAACTTTCTTTTCTGGCTTCAGAAAAGAATTTAAAGCTAATAGCTCAATTGGATGATCCATATGTCTTTGTTGAAGGAGATATGGATAAAATCTATCAAGTAATATATAATCTAGTAAACAATGCCATAAACCATTCCTTTGAAAATAAGTCTATTAAAGTAAAGACAATAACTACTGAACAAAAGGTAATACTTTATATAATAGACCAGGGTAAAGGAATCCCACAGGAAGATTTACCATATATATGGGACCGCTTTTATAAGGGCGATGCCATAGGTAAAACAAAAGGTACAGGCCTTGGCATGTCCATAGTAAAAAATATACTTGAACTCCACAACTTTAAATACGGAATAGAAAGTAAAGTAAACAAAGGTACTACCCTATGGATAGAATTAAATAAAATATCATAA
- a CDS encoding flagellin N-terminal helical domain-containing protein: MRINTNMMALNTYNQYTTNNNMASKSIEKLSSGSRINSAADDAAGLAISEKMSAQIRGLDQASRNAQDGISLVQTAEGALSETEAILQRMRELSVQASNDTNTADDREAMQEEIDQLSEEINRISDTTEFNTKKLLNGSVGATATVGGTNTANIDSAQVENTNLDTGVYTLEVSGTANQEVADLLDAGTGLTAGDITIGTAADASYGSYQLKVEDDDDNAGMKTLTLIDASTGEEVASQNNVDTAAGTTTLNGLDIDNTAVAGNGTVSFDVEGDHTFTLKDSSGNTVATETVTDYNKSEVEIAGIEVDFNADLTDSGVGATDITITNNALTMQIGANAGQTIDMNINDMSSDALGVSDLDITTAEGAEKAITSLDDAIKSVSNERAKLGAYQNRLEHTINNLNTSSENLTAAESRIKDVDMAKEMMEFTKYNVLQQSAQSMLSQANQQPQQVLQLLG, from the coding sequence ATGAGAATAAATACAAATATGATGGCACTTAATACATATAACCAGTATACGACGAATAACAATATGGCATCTAAGTCAATAGAAAAATTATCTTCAGGATCTAGAATAAATAGTGCTGCTGATGATGCTGCAGGCCTTGCAATATCAGAAAAGATGAGTGCACAAATAAGAGGTCTTGATCAAGCTTCAAGAAATGCTCAGGATGGTATCTCTCTTGTTCAAACGGCTGAAGGTGCTCTAAGTGAAACGGAAGCTATACTTCAAAGAATGAGAGAATTATCAGTTCAAGCATCAAATGACACTAATACAGCAGATGATAGAGAAGCTATGCAAGAAGAAATAGATCAGCTTAGCGAAGAAATAAATAGAATTTCAGATACTACTGAATTCAATACAAAAAAACTTTTAAATGGAAGTGTTGGAGCTACTGCAACTGTTGGAGGAACTAATACTGCTAACATTGATAGTGCTCAGGTTGAAAATACAAATTTAGATACAGGAGTATATACTTTAGAAGTTAGTGGTACTGCTAATCAAGAAGTTGCGGACCTATTAGATGCCGGAACTGGACTAACGGCAGGTGATATAACAATAGGTACTGCTGCAGATGCTTCTTATGGAAGCTATCAATTAAAAGTAGAAGATGATGATGATAATGCGGGTATGAAGACTCTTACTTTAATTGATGCTAGTACAGGAGAAGAAGTAGCTTCGCAAAATAATGTGGATACTGCAGCAGGTACTACTACTTTAAACGGTCTTGATATTGACAATACTGCTGTAGCAGGCAATGGAACAGTTTCTTTCGATGTGGAAGGAGATCATACATTTACATTAAAGGACAGTTCAGGCAATACAGTTGCTACGGAAACTGTAACTGATTATAATAAATCAGAAGTAGAAATTGCAGGAATAGAAGTTGATTTTAACGCTGATTTAACAGATAGTGGTGTTGGTGCTACAGATATTACTATTACAAATAATGCTTTAACAATGCAAATTGGTGCTAATGCAGGTCAAACAATAGATATGAATATAAATGATATGTCTTCTGATGCTTTAGGAGTTAGTGATTTAGACATTACTACTGCAGAAGGAGCAGAAAAAGCTATTACATCATTAGATGATGCCATAAAATCAGTATCTAATGAAAGGGCAAAGCTTGGAGCTTACCAAAATAGATTAGAACATACTATTAATAATTTAAATACATCTTCAGAAAACTTAACTGCTGCAGAATCAAGAATAAAAGATGTAGATATGGCAAAGGAAATGATGGAGTTTACAAAGTACAATGTACTACAACAGTCTGCTCAATCAATGTTATCTCAAGCAAATCAGCAACCACAACAAGTGCTTCAGTTGTTAGGATAA